Proteins co-encoded in one Cercospora beticola chromosome 7, complete sequence genomic window:
- a CDS encoding uncharacterized protein (antiSMASH:Cluster_4), with translation MKHDAKYSKAGYYKLVKLYHPDLQVHSVGSTRGNNEVSNAAKMERYRLIVAAHTILSDPVKRSAYDRFGAGWNGKAEVGNRDTWAQPSPFHPAGPFSQSWHDPSDPVWQNATWEDWERYHDNKSNPTKKAPVYMKNSYFLAVVIALAIMGSSLNVQRAQENGNYIVESRDLVHDRASKNLRQVRKEVKGLSNRRDRIDFFMRQREAAMGGTVSEHQALRDERASRLLKDQEVCSSEEVRERGT, from the coding sequence ATGAAGCATGATGCGAAGTACTCCAAAGCAGGATACTACAAGCTCGTCAAGCTGTACCATCCAGATCTACAAGTTCATAGTGTTGGAAGCACAAGGGGCAACAATGAAGTCTCAAACGCAGCAAAAATGGAGCGATACCGGTTGATCGTAGCTGCACATACGATTCTTTCAGATCCTGTCAAACGCAGCGCATACGACCGATTTGGAGCTGGCTGGAACGGGAAAGCAGAAGTTGGAAATCGAGATACCTGGGCACAACCTTCACCTTTCCATCCGGCTGGACCTTTCAGTCAGAGCTGGCATGACCCATCAGATCCTGTGTGGCAAAATGCTACTTGGGAAGATTGGGAGAGATATCACGATAACAAGTCAAATCCCACGAAAAAGGCGCCTGTGTACATGAAGAATTCCTACTTCCTGGCTGTGGTGATTGCGCTGGCGATCATGGGTAGCAGCTTAAATGTGCAGAGAGCACAAGAGAATGGGAATTATATTGTGGAGTCTCGAGATCTGGTGCATGATCGAGCATCGAAGAATCTGCGACAAGTGAGGAAAGAGGTGAAAGGTTTGTCGAACAGACGGGACCGAATTGATTTCTTCATGCGGCAGCGCGAGGCCGCGATGGGTGGGACCGTCAGTGAACATCAAGCATTGAGGGACGAGAGAGCTAGCCGGCTACTGAAAGATCAAGAAGTCTGCTCCAGCGAGGAGGTTAGAGAACGAGGGACGTGA
- a CDS encoding uncharacterized protein (antiSMASH:Cluster_4): MANVRFAVGIQRLIPFLGYHHVLMILIAIAIVLLSLLLAGCSSSSPAIPSIFLITFYYESYTPTYDPTQVNPAVTNAIANLVGDAGLEVRVGYFGICVNQDSGDSYLCSNNATLLAEQVSIDQDPLNLIWVANTFKNSVVFPYLLIIAIVLAFITFLLLATFPGWHEEHDARTGSDIDIKPFPSRPVSQVALALIFIASIFVLVSVLWQHTASVAAAQVAQDFGNGSVRSGVGTSAMVLGWFGFALLIIVTIGLLVMILSIHLLDKLTDE, translated from the exons ATGGCGAACGTACGATTCGCCGTCGGCATCCAGCGGCTGATACCCTTCCTGGGATACCATCATGTCTTGATGATATTGATCGCAATCGCTATTGTGCTCTTAT CACTTCTCCTCGCAGGctgttcatcatcatcgcccgcAATCCCCAGCATCTTTCTCATCACATTCTACTACGAATCTTACACGCCGACATACGATCCCACACAAGTCAACCCCGCCGTGACAAACGCCATTGCGAATCTGGTTGGCGATGCAGGACTAGAAGTTCGAGTGGGATACTTTGGAATTTGCGTCAACCAAGACTCAGGCGACAGCTACCTGTGTTCGAACAATGCGACACTCCTGGCCGAACAAGTCTCGATCGATCAAGATCCGTTGAATTTGATCTGGGTCGCGAACACGTTCAAGAATAGCGTGGTGTTTCCATACTTACT catcatcgccatcgtcctcgccttcatcaccttcctcctcctcgctacGTTCCCCGGCTGGCACGAAGAACACGACGCCCGCACAGGctccgacatcgacatcaaaCCCTTCCCCTCCCGACCCGTCTCCCAAGTCGCCCTCgccctcatcttcatcgcttCCATTTTCGTGCTCGTCAGCGTCCTATGGCAACACACAGCCTccgtcgcagcagcacaagTCGCTCAAGATTTCGGAAATGGTTCTGTAAGAAGTGGTGTGGGGACGAGTGCGATGGTTTTGGGTTGGTTTGGATTTGCGTTGCTGATTATCGTGACGATTGGATTGCTCGTTATGATTTTGAGTATTCATTTGTTGGATAAGTTGACGGATGAGTGA